The sequence below is a genomic window from Flagellimonas marinaquae.
TGAGTTAAAAGAGCTAAACATTAAAAAAGTAAAAGTATAAATGTACAGCTCTTTTGAAGACTTGGAAGTTTACAAAACAACAATAAAGTTTACTGGCCAAGTTTATGATTTATTGAAGAGAAGTCCTTTAAAAGAAGATTTTGCAATGGTTGACCAAGTACGAAGAGCTACCATTTCAATTTCAAACAACATTTCGGAAGGATTTGAAAGGGAAACGGATAAAGAGTTGATAAGGTTCCTTTATTTCTCCAAAGGTTCGGCCGGAGAAATCAGAAATCTTTTTAACTTAATGGAAGAGGTAGGATATTTTAAAGCTGAAGAATTGGTCGATTACAAAAAGCAGGTAATCAACATTTCAAAACAGCTTGCTAATTAT
It includes:
- a CDS encoding four helix bundle protein, which encodes MYSSFEDLEVYKTTIKFTGQVYDLLKRSPLKEDFAMVDQVRRATISISNNISEGFERETDKELIRFLYFSKGSAGEIRNLFNLMEEVGYFKAEELVDYKKQVINISKQLANYIKYVKKRSNL